The Salvelinus namaycush isolate Seneca chromosome 8, SaNama_1.0, whole genome shotgun sequence genome has a segment encoding these proteins:
- the LOC120053037 gene encoding F-box only protein 8-like, whose product MGQGLWRVARNQQLQQEYGEHWDAGPGLDGDPQDLGMEMGANPGQAPPSPGVGDLGGGPLPPHPHPRRHPQHCQGADIYQLLRARRGKEQQGFIDLEMLPPELSITILSYLNATDLCLASCVWQDLGHDEYLWQGLCKSTWGHCSIYNRRLPYGFSYRRLYMMLDEGSLTFNANHQEGISYFMSKGILVDHPKELAKFIFCTRTLNWKMLRVYLDERRDVLDELVTLHNFSNQFLPNALRDFFRHIHAPEERGEYLETLITKFSHRFCACNPALVRDVGLSPDAVYVLCYSLILLSIDLTSPHVKNKMSKREFIRNTRHAAQNISEDFVGHLYDNIYLIGHVAA is encoded by the exons ATGGGTCAGGGGCTGTGGAGGGTGGCCAGGAACCAGCAGCTGCAGCAGGAGTACGGAGAGCACTGGGACGCTGGACCTGGCCTTGACGGAGATCCCCAGGATTTGGGGATGGAGATGGGGGCTAATCCAGGCCAGGCTCCCCCCTCCCCCGGGGTGGGCGACCTGGGTGGAGGTCCCCTGCCACCTCACCCCCACCCGCGGCGCCACCCCCAGCACTGCCAAGGGGCAGACATCTACCAGCTGCTGCGTGCCCGCCGGGGGAAGGAGCAGCAGGGTTTCATAGACCTGGAGATGCTTCCTCCAGAGCTCAGCATCACCATCCTGTCCTACCTGAACGCTACAGACCTCTGTCTGGCATCCTGCGTGTGGCAGGACCTGGGCCACGACGAGTACCTCTGGCAGGG TTTGTGTAAGTCCACATGGGGTCACTGTTCCATCTACAATAGAAGGCTTCCCTATGGCTTCTCATATAGAAGACTCTACATGATGCTAGATGAAGGCAGTCTGACGTTCAACGCTAACCATCAGGAG GGTATCAGTTACTTCATGTCCAAAGGCATACTGGTGGACCACCCCAAGGAGCTGGCCAAGTTCATCTTCTGCACTCGCACGCTCAACTGGAAGATGCTGAGGGTATACCTAGATGAGAG GAGAGATGTGTTGGACGAGCTGGTCACGCTGCACAACTTCAGTAACCAGTTCCTGCCTAACGCACTGAGGGACTTCTTCAGACACATCCACGCcccagaggagaggggagaatatCTGGAGACGCTTATCACCAAGTTCTCCCACCGCTTCTGCGCCTGCAACCCCGCCCTGGTTCGGGACGTGGGTCTCAGCCCAG atgCGGTGTATGTGCTCTGCTATTCGCTCATCCTGCTGTCGATTGACTTGACCAGCCCGCACGTCAAGAACAAGATGTCCAAACGCGAGTTCATCCGCAACACGCGCCACGCTGCCCAGAACATCAGCGAGGACTTTGTCGGCCATCTTTACGACAACATCTATCTCATCGGCCACGTGGCGGCCTAA